The window TGTATTACATTAAATATGGCTGGAATAGGCCATGCTCCTTTTTGTATACTCGCTGAACAACCTTCTTTTAAGGCTCTTGGAATATTCTCAATAAAGCCGCCACCTGTAATGTGACTGATGCTTTTTATAGCTACTTTATCTTTAATGGCTCCAATAGCTTTTACATAAATCTTTGTTGGTTGTATTAAAGCTTCACCTAATGTGCTGCCAAGCTCCTCCATATATACGGAAAGATTCTCTTGCGTTGGTTCAAAAAGTTTCCTTACCAAAGAATAGCCATTACTATGAATGCCTGAAGATGCTATACCAATTAGTACATCGCCCTCTTTCATGTTCTGACCATTAATCATTTTCTTCTTATCCACTATACCTACAGCAAATCCAGCCATATCATACTCATCCACTGGATAAAACCCAGGCATCTCAGCAGTCTCACCACCAATAAGGGCAGCTCCTGATTGACGGCAACCATCTGCTATACCACTCACAATCTCTTCGATTCTTTCAGGTACATTCTTGCCGCAAGCAATATAATCAAGGAAAAATAATGGTTCAGCACCTGAACATATAATATCATTTACACACATAGCGACACAGTCAATACCGACTGTATCATGTTTATCTTGTAAAAACGCAATCTTCAACTTAGTGCCTACACCATCTGTACCCGAAACCAAAACAGGTTCTTCCATCTGATGCTTTGCCAATGAAAACAAACCACCAAAACCACCTATATCTGTTACAACTTCTTCACGAAAAGTTGTCTTTACATGCTTCTTCATCAATTCAACAGCCTGATACCCTGCTTCTACATCAACGCCAGAAGCTTTATAATCCATTGCCATGTGCTTATCCTCCTCATACTCACACTTTACATACACCAAAATAACGTTATTTTAACAACAACCTAGTCCACACTAATGGGGTACCTGCCATTAAAACAGGCCATACAATAATCCCGCTTACCATTTCTACACGTACCTAACAGTCCTGCCTGACTAATATATCCTAAACTATCAGCTCCAATAAGCTCTCTAATTTCATCATTATTCATGGTACTTGCCACCAACTTCTGTCTCTCTGGTGTATCAATACCAAAATAGCAAGAATGCTTAACCGGCGGTGATGAAATTCGTACATGTACTTCTGTAGCACCAGCGTCTTTTAGCAGATTAACAATCTTTCTACAAGTCGTACCTCTTACAATAGAATCATCAATCATGACCACTTTTTTACCAGCAATCTGACTACGAATAGGATTTAGCTTCATGTGTACACCAAGTTCACGCATATCCTGACTTGGTTGAATGAAGGTACGTCCAACATAACGATTCTTCATAAAACCATTCACATATTGGATACCCGATTCCTGTGAAAAACCTTTTGCTGCTGCTAAACCTGAATCCGGCACACCAACAACCACATCTGCATCAACGGGGTATTCCTTTGCTAACACCTTACCTGCCTCAAACCGAGACGTAAATACTTCAATACCATCCATGACACTATCCGGTCTAGCAAAATAGATGTATTCAAAAATACATGTTGCAGATTTCTCTGGCGTTTCTATTTGTATGGATCGCATCCCCTTACTATCCACCACGATAATTTCTCCTGGTTCTACATCTCTTATTAAATCAATACCAAGAGAATCAAAAGCACATGACTCAGAAGAAAATACATAGGAGTCTTCTTTTTTACCCATCACCAATGGTCGCATACCTAATGGGTCTCTTGCCGCTATAAGCTTATGGGGAGTCATAACCAGTAAGGAATAAGCACCTTTTATCTGTGTCATAACTTCTTGTAAAGCATCTTCAATGGTATTGTATTTTATACGGCTTCTTGACAAAAGTGCCGCAATAATTTCTGTATCTGACGTGGTCTGGAAGATGGTTCCTTGTTTTTCTAATGCATGCTTCAGAGCAGCCGCATTGGTAAGGTTACCAT is drawn from Vallitalea pronyensis and contains these coding sequences:
- the purM gene encoding phosphoribosylformylglycinamidine cyclo-ligase; translation: MDYKASGVDVEAGYQAVELMKKHVKTTFREEVVTDIGGFGGLFSLAKHQMEEPVLVSGTDGVGTKLKIAFLQDKHDTVGIDCVAMCVNDIICSGAEPLFFLDYIACGKNVPERIEEIVSGIADGCRQSGAALIGGETAEMPGFYPVDEYDMAGFAVGIVDKKKMINGQNMKEGDVLIGIASSGIHSNGYSLVRKLFEPTQENLSVYMEELGSTLGEALIQPTKIYVKAIGAIKDKVAIKSISHITGGGFIENIPRALKEGCSASIQKGAWPIPAIFNVIQAKGDIEEKSMYNTFNMGIGMMVIVDEAEADTAIALLEAAGEKAYRIGTIEAGDREVMFKG
- the purF gene encoding amidophosphoribosyltransferase codes for the protein MFDKLKEECGVFGVYDNNELDTSRLTYYGLFALQHRGQESAGIAVNNNGTMLYRKEMGMVSEIFDDVVLNYLKGHSAIGHVRYSTTGESYAENAQPLVIKYTKGHMAIAHNGNLTNAAALKHALEKQGTIFQTTSDTEIIAALLSRSRIKYNTIEDALQEVMTQIKGAYSLLVMTPHKLIAARDPLGMRPLVMGKKEDSYVFSSESCAFDSLGIDLIRDVEPGEIIVVDSKGMRSIQIETPEKSATCIFEYIYFARPDSVMDGIEVFTSRFEAGKVLAKEYPVDADVVVGVPDSGLAAAKGFSQESGIQYVNGFMKNRYVGRTFIQPSQDMRELGVHMKLNPIRSQIAGKKVVMIDDSIVRGTTCRKIVNLLKDAGATEVHVRISSPPVKHSCYFGIDTPERQKLVASTMNNDEIRELIGADSLGYISQAGLLGTCRNGKRDYCMACFNGRYPISVD